A window of Gossypium raimondii isolate GPD5lz chromosome 7, ASM2569854v1, whole genome shotgun sequence genomic DNA:
aggaagtgggaaaaagattgaacttgatgAAGTTCGAGAATCGCAAAATACCATtgaaccagagatagaacaacagcAAGTTCCACAAGGGATTGAGGAATAAGTAATTGttgtagaaacacaaccaccgcgtagatctttaagagaacgCAAGCACccgagagatatggatttctcattacaacCCATGGTGACGTTCTacttatagatcaagatgagcctaggacttatcaagaagcggtgacgagcccagactctgagaaatggcttgaagccatgagatctgagatggattccatgtatgaaaatCAAGTATGGACTGTCGTTGACCCACCCGAAAGGGTTTAGccaagttcatggtgttgactatgatgaaactttttctcctatagctatgtttaaatccatcaggatcttgctCGCTATAGCTGCATTTCATAACTGTGAAATCTGGCAGAGGGACGTCAAAACAGCTTTCCTTAATaggaaacttgaagaggatgtgtacatgacacaacctgaagaTTTTGTCAATCCAAAAGATGCTGgaaaggtatgtaagctacaaagatccatttatggattaaagcaagcttctcgaagttggaatcttcgttttaatgatgcaatcaaGGAGTTATcgaaaatgaagatgagccatgtgtttacaagaaagttagtgggagtactataacattcttggtactgtatgtggatgacatacttatcataggaaatgactTACCTACCCTGCAatctattaagacttggttaggaagttgtttttccatgaaggacttgggcgaagccacttacatctcaggagtaaagatctatagagatagatcaagacgactaTTAGGTataagccaaagtacatacatagataaagtactgaaaatgttcagtatggaagaatctaagagaggattcctacctatgagacatggtatttcactctcgaaggaaatgtgtccttcaactccacaagagagagaacgcatgagtaaaattccatatgcttccactgttggatctatcatgtatgccatgttatgtacccgtcCAGATGTCTTATATGCCTTAAGCATGACGAGCAAATACCAAATAGATCCCGGTGAAGGTCACTGGAccacagtcaagaatatccttaagtacttgagaagGACTAAGGATACTTTcctaatatatggaggtgaggaagagttaagtgtaaaaggttacactgatgccagCTTCCAAATTGATAAGGGCGATTCTCGATCACAATAGGTTTTGTGTTTCGCCTTAATGGTGGTGCTGTgagctggaagagttcaaagcaaagtacaGTAGCCGATTCTACAACAGAGGTTTAGTATTTTGCAACAAAGAGAGGCGAAAAAAAGCGCTTtggattaaaaatttcattactgaactaggggttgtgcctagcatatcagatgctatagaactccgatgtggtaacaatggagccattgcacaagctaaagaacctagatctcaccagcgatccaaacatatacttaggcgctaccatcttattcgagagattatcgatctaggggatgtagagatatgcagagtacctacagatgataacattgctgatcccttgaccaagcctctgacacaacagaagcatgatcgtcacacaaagtcacttggtattagatatataagtgattggtcttTGTGCtcgtgggagattgttagagtatgcccaaagatcaatcatgagatggttgtaataacatacttgatttatcatgtttattaatataaggcgttaccattattatttcagtttcttttctgtgtgtatagataaactgttttataataatgtcctgagaataatatgattattcttaaaagatccttagtcaagtattattgttggataggacaacgataatgcattaagactaacatgtagttgattgatgataaagagttgtcattgatatggaatgtcagaatcgatgcatgaatatgcgtgttagagaacaacatattggactaacccattatgagtatgtttcttggattattatgtaattgtcacgacattactcataatgattaatatgtatatgatcctcagacttgaaatcatcataatcccaacatcgtgagtagtatttcttgatacagtcaaacataCACCGTAActagttgttctataaaggctgatgttggatataccacaatcgatgtagagggatatggttggtcgatatagaataagtccctcctacataatgggagtaatatcttaggccacttgattaattgagactagaaatgcatggccgtgctcaaataagttgatatgagatgtgatacttatttgtatatcgtactctgcttaagatataaaggaacatggaatggactatgcaagtgtgactattccatgacttgtgtccaatccagagataaaggacttaaggattattgcataaaagattaatcataaaaaaggttatgtcgaatcatgatctcttgtgagttaggtagcaatgatgcattgctagatgccactcattgtttgtaacattggaatcgttctagtattactactaacgttacaggaacctacagggtcacaccctatagttgaaatgaatggaataaaccatagttggtattgttttttgggggtcgcttgaattaaattaattatagaattaatttaattcggtaatcaaatttccaacacattatgtacaaggttgttgtacgcataatgaggacatgaatttggttagcatatgaattcaaataaatatatggtttacctaaattatattataattaatgtaattataattttcagtttaaaatattattatatttatttaattcctaaaaaccctaaaattaaaatatttataaggatcccatttttcctttgcttgggtctagcagccgtcaaagaaaagtCACTTTTaaaaactgttttggggatttcttccgtttgtagtcaactgggtggattacgtagaggtcggagtctCGATAGATTGTGGCTTGGTTCGACTGTAGATCAGACTACACGTTGTTGGGAAGTTGCTATCTAATcagaataaacattaggtaatttcgtaacctttttcaccccgattcgttcctcacacatggatccgtggttagggtcgctgatttttaaattttttcgctgcgccgtaggggtgccggcgatccaacacaAACATTCGTTTATACATATCTGatgagtatgtatatatgtatatacagtTTTAAGCACTTGATAGATACATGCACATTCACCTATATGCatgtgataaatttatatttgcatTATGTATATGCTTTTATTAAGCATTTATGTGATTGGTGATGTGCATTTTGGGTAAGTATAAATGTGCCCTGTTATATTAGTTtgatgtacatatatatatatattcggttATAATAATTGttgagtatatatgtataaatatgcattcaattatACGCATTTGAAGTGTAGGTGTATTCGCTCTAAGTATTGATAGTAATGTATGTAATTGATTTCAAGTAAGTGATAAGTTCATGAATTTGGTTGTAAGTTCTGATGAGTATTTAAACATACAATTGGTTGTATGTATatacagatatatatatactcattggTAAGCATTCTAtgattacatatattttatataaataagatGACTATACATTTTCAATTCAGTTAGTAAAATATGTTGTACTTGTGACATCTATAAATGTAATCAGgaaattatatgatatttatgtgttttatttatagGTTGTTTTAGTTATgccataaacttactaagctaaataAGCTTACCTTGTTTTTTATGtctctctgttttatagatttaaatatcaagcttcaagctctgGGATTGTCAGCAAATATCATCACTCTATTTACTGTCTCGGtattaaaatgtttgaattttaacttAGGGCATGCACATGCTAGATAATGTTATAACAGCGTACTTTAATGTTTTGTAAATGAGTTTCATAGCCAGCAAAAATGGCTTATTTCATTATAGTCTAGTTGGATTGTAATGTTTtcgttttgttttaaatgactaaaagaaaagcttaaaatttcgcatgtttcatattaaaccTAGCTTATCTGATGTAACTACTATAATTATTGAACTTTAATGAATGTCTGTTTTGAGTTGTATTTTGATTAGTAATGCattttaaccctaattcggcgagggatacgagttagggatgttacatttgattggtatcaaagctacggtttagttggttctaggactaacgtagcgtgTGTGAGTCTAGCtgtacatgccatattttatattccgatagtgtgatgacttctgACATCTAAAAATACGTTTTCGTATATTAATGGATCTCGATCGAGTTGTAGCTGATGACGTTGAAAGTATGGCGCCTACTCCTGCTCGTGAAGCAGTACAAGTTGACTCCCAGCCTACCTCGAGTAGCCAAGAGGGGGAGGCAAAGCAAGCCTTCTACCAAATGATGAATAATTTGTTTACACAATATATTCGAACCAATCCGGTTGTGTAACAACCCCTACCTCAGAATAATCCGTCTCCGATACCTGTGATACCTCTGACAATTGATCCAATGAGGTTAAGTAAGCCCCCtcttgataaaattaaaaaatatgaggCCGAAGAATTCAGGGCCACAGTTAATGATGATGCTGAGCGAGCTAAATTTTAGCTCGATAACACTATCCGTGTATTTGAAGAATTGTCATGTACGCCCGACGAGTGTTTGAAATGTGTCATATCATTGTTACGTGACTCTGCCTACCATTGGTGGAATACTCTAGTGTCTATTGTACTAAAAGAGCAGGTCACCTACGAATTCTTTTAGACTGAGTTCCgcaagaaatatatcagtcagagattcactgatcagaaacgtaaagaatttcttgaacttAAATAGGGTCGTATGACTGTTACTGAATATGAGCGGGAATTTGTGTTGCTTAGCAGATATGTTCGAGAGTGTGTAGTGACTGAAACTGTTATGtgtaagagatttgaagatAGGCTGGatgaagatattaaactgttagttggtatacttgagataaaagagtttgtggtacttgttgaacgagcttgCAAAGCCGAAGAACTcaggaaagagaagagaaaggcTGACTTTAAAGCTAGAGATTTTCGTAAAAGAACATTCAGTAAATCATTTCAATCGACTTCAAAGAAATTTAGAGAAGATCACAGCCAATCTAAAGATACTGCAGGATTTTTTAGACGAGATCGAGAACGACCTTCTGTGAGTTCACGAGCTACTTCAGTTACTAATGTTGGTAATGTCCGACAAAATAGATCTGAGTGCAAGCATTGTGGTAAATGGCATCCAGGAGATTGCAGATTGCATGATCGGTTTTGCTTTAAGTGTGGATCAAAGGATCATTTTATTTGAGAGTGTCCGATGGTGGTCGAGCCAAACACAGTAAAGAGTACCACACCGAGTAATGTGCCAGTACTAGGTAGACCAACCAGGCATACAGGTAATGTAAGTGGTAGTCAGAGAGGGACACAGGACACGTCAGTTCAATCTGAGGCTCGTGCACCTGCCAGAGCATATGCCATTCACGCTCGAGAGAGGGCTTCTTCCCCtaatgttattactggtactttcactctttatgataataatgttattgcattgattgatcctggttcaactcattcatatgtgtgtgagactttaATATCCAGTAAGACTCTGCttgttgagtctactgagtttgtcaTTAGAGTATCAAACCCCCTGGGAAGGTGagttttggttgacaaagtgtgtaagaattgcccgttgatgattcgagattcaTGTTTtccggctgatttgatgttgtttccaTTCAAcgagtttgatattattctgGGAATGGACTGGTTAACTTTTCATGATACTAtggtaaattgtaaaaggaAGACTATTGATTTGTGATGTCAGAATAGTAAGATTATTCGAGTTGAATCAaatgatttgaatggtttatcagCAGTGATATCTTCAATGTTAgctcagaagtatgtgagaaagGGTTGCCAATGTTACTTTGCATATGTGATTGATAGTAAAGTGACTGAcaagaagattgaatcagtaCCAGTTGTGTGTGAATATCCGGATATGTTTCCAGAAGAGTTGCCAGGGTTGCCACTGATtagagaggtagagtttgggaTTGATTTAGTACCAGAGACGACTCTGATATCCATAGCTCCGTATAGAATCACACCTACAAAATTAAAGGAATTGAAAGCTCAAttgcaagaattgacagatAAGGGTTTCGAGCGACCGAGTTTCTCCCTTTGGGGCACAccagttttgtttgtgaaaaagaaagatgggacAATGAAAATATGTATTGATTACAGATAACTAAATAAAGTGaccataaagaataagtatccatttccatgaattgatgatttgttcgatcagttgaaaggggtCACTGTGTTCTCTAAAATAGATCTGAGGTCAG
This region includes:
- the LOC105764748 gene encoding uncharacterized protein LOC105764748, translating into MVVEPNTVKSTTPSNVPVLGRPTRHTGNVSGSQRGTQDTSVQSEARAPARAYAIHARERASSPNVITAVISSMLAQKYVRKGCQCYFAYVIDSKVTDKKIESVPVVCEYPDMFPEELPGLPLIREVEFGIDLVPETTLISIAPYRITPTKLKELKAQLQELTDKGFERPSFSLWGTPVLFVKKKDGTMKICIDYR